AACCCTGCTTGTTTGAAAGCCCTTAGCAGagcctcccccctgccccgtgAGCGGCAGGGGGGCCGGGGAGGGTGGTCTCCATAGCTTGTGAGACGGTTCTTCTGCCTCCCCCAGGATGTTTGACGTTGGTGGCCAGCGGTCGGAGCGGAAGAAGTGGATCCACTGCTTTGAAGGAGTGACAGCAATTATTTTCTGCGTGGCCCTCAGCGATTACGACCTTGTCTTGGCTGAGGATGAGGAAATGGTACGTTGCGGAGGAGTTACCAGTGCCTGGCTGCGTGGCACTGTAGAAGGGAGGTGGAAGCAAGTGCAGACCTGTCCTGCACGGGGGTGGACATGTCTCTGGCTTCCTCTTGTTACAGTTATTAGGGGGCTGTGAAGAAGGGCGCTTCCTTGCAGCAGCCTACAGTATCTTGCCCCAGAAACGGACAAGCACGATGCGGAAATGAGATTTTCTCCCGGCCCTGGTTACAGGGAGGAGCCTTgagctgtccctgcagcccgtTCCCTGAGGTGTGAGCACCTCTCTGGAGGAACGAGCTGTGCAGGGGGagctgcagggtggggaggtGACCTGACCTTGTGCCTGAGCTCTTCCTGATGAAGTGGCAGTGGGGATAAGTCGGTGACACTTGACTCTTTAGTCTGGCCTTAGCAGTAAAGCCTGTTTCCCCCTACACCCCATCCTCCCCTAATAACTCCGGAATGGTGCGTCacccttcttttattttccagaacCGGATGCATGAGAGTATGAAGCTGTTTGACAGCATTTGTAACAACAAATGGTTTACAGACACATCGATCATTCTCTTCTTGAACAAGAAAGACCTGTTTGAGGAAAAGATTAAGAAAAGCCCACTAACAATCTGCTACCCAGAGTACACAGGTAAGGCTGGGCTCATGAAACTGCCTGTTATTCCTGGCACCAGGGCCAGGAATGAGTCGGTTAAAGCCTGTGCAATCCAGGATaatgtaaaagcttttttttttcttcccccccccccccccccccccaactctgTCTCTTGGGCAGCATCTTCAGGCTGTCCAGTTAGCTGATAGCTCATTTTCTCGGAAGAGATGTGGTCATGCGTGTCTGGCTCGGAACAGGCTTTATCCATGTGTTTTATGGGCTGGAGTATGAATAGCACAGTATTGCGCTCCAGCAAATCAAGGTCACTCCATATTTTCCACATCTTACTAGGACAATACTTCGATTTAACTTCAATTTCAGAGGCTGTGAAACTTATCCACGTCCTGGGCATGGCACTTGTCTGCCCTGGTGTGTCTGTGTTTCAGCAGGAGTCTgtttcacagcctttccctgtGTGCCCCTGCACAGATGTGATACTTTACCCAGTCACTGCTTGAGGCAtttcgattttttttttttcaaacgGTCCTTCCTTCAAACCTGCTTATTCCTGTGGTTTGTCACTCTTCTGCTATAACGACATGTCTCTAGCATGAAGCATCGCTGTAGCCAGTGTGCGATGCTCCCTTCCAGCGCTCTCCGGGAGGGCGGCTGGAGCGGGGAGCGCTTGGGGAATTGCGGGAGTGATGTGTCCAAGGTCACTGACCAGCAGCTGGGAATAGACTCAAGTTCTACCAGAAGGGGTTAATGGTGGATTTGGATTTGTAGCTGGATAAGGCAGATGGTTGCAAGCAGCTTAATGTGTACTTAAAAGATCTCAGCTGTGAACTGCTGGCCAAAGTAAGGGATCTTATCTTTTTCAGGCTCCAACACGTACGAGGAGGCAGCCGCGTACATCCAGTGTCAGTTTGAAGACCTGAACCGAAGAAAAGACACGAAGGAGATCTACACACACTTCACCTGTGCCACTGACACCAAGAACGTGCAGTTTGTGTTTGATGCTGTTACAGATGTTATCATTAAAAACAACCTGAAGGAATGTGGACTCTATTGAGGAGGAAAGGGGCGTGGGAAGAAGGTAAAGCCGAGCTGCTCGTGGCGTTTAAGCGTTGCGCACCAGCTTGGGCTGGCTTTGTCTCGCACCTCACTAATGCTCTCTTTTGATTTGGTtattgtgtgttttttttttttcctttccagtttttaTGGTGTGGCGTTTTGAGAACCAGACTCTTTGCTGCCTCATGGGGCCGGCTGCAAGCATGAACAGGACCAGGGAAACGAAAACAGCATGCAGAATCGTTGCATTCTTTAGCACAATCTTCTGTATTAGGGACCTTTTTTTATTGATATGGGATGTTGAAGTTAGGTCGAGGTGGAACAACTGTTAGTGTGACTAGATCATCCTGGCATCGTTTGGATGGCGTAATCTCAAATGTGTACAGCTGTTGTGAAGTTGAGGTGCTGGATTCCAGACCTTCGATATGtagctttctctcttttctttggtTAACAAGCCACCACTAGTctgtttttaaggttttttccATCAAGAAAACTGTAACTTtactaaattttatttctttatttgcaaacaaatcttgttttaaaaataaaacaacaacaacaaaaataatcacttaACTATGCACATGTGACCAGATCATGCAGAAAGTATTCCTCTTAGCAGGAACTCTTTGTTTTTAACACTTGGTATGGTCAGGATTTAATATTTCTGCAACTACTTAAAGGATCCTTAGAGCTCTTATGGCGATAGCTTCGGCTTTTTCTGACGTGTGACTTGTTACCATCCTGCACCCACAAGGCTTTTGAAAGAAgcttctgcagcaggagaagcGAATCTTTTTAGCTTACGGTTAGGGGTGAACCTGCTTTATGCTGATATCTAAATCGAGATTTCTTCCGTGTGGTAAGCGTAAAGGCAGCTTGGCGGTGACCGTGCACCTGGGCTGTGTCCGCTGGAGAGGTGGAATGCCGAGCTCCAAACTGGATGGGAAGCGCGTGCTGCTACAGAGCTACTCAATCAACCACTTAGGTTCTTGTGCGTTTTCGGTTGAAACCGGTGGGCAATTTTTGTAAAGGGTGCACCTCGTTCTGCATTGACCATGGCCTTTTCTGTTCAGAGACTCCCAAACTGTATTGACAAGCATGCCTTTACTTTGTATATGTGGTGCCAAATTCCTGTTTGCCATTGTTTTTACTGTAGTAATGTTCATAACCAGTCAGTACATTCCTTCGCTGAACCATTGCATCGAGACTCTTTTCTCCCAGTTTGTCATGTGTACAGTTTCAATCTGTTATAGTTGTTGGCAGTATTAAAATGGTGAGTAAACAGTTTAGCCTTTTCTCTagttttattctgaatttttttttccaggagtcTTCTCCCCTTTTGTGTGCTGTTGGAGAAGGAAGGTAAGCGCTTTGAGGGGTAGCGGGCGTAATTAATGGGACAGGAGCGTTGCTCGTGCTTTGGGTGGTACGCGAGTGGTGGTGCTCTCCCTGCAGCCGCTTCTGCTGCTCCCGAAGGCTGGGGTTGGGCTGGCACAGATGGAAGGCGGCAGGCATCCAGTCACTCATCAGGATTATTGGCAGATGGTTCGTTTACCGCTTATTTATAGCGCGAGTCTCGCTGCCTTTTTTGAACCTGATGGGAAAATGACTGCTCTGGATGCTGGGACGTGATGGAGATGTAACCCGTTGGCCAGACACTTGTGTAGAAACAGGGAATGGAATACTCGAGGGATGCCTGTGGGTGCTGAGTGGCCACCCCGTTGTGGCTGCTGGGTGTCAGAGGAGCAGCATGGccttgcagctgcagggagTCTTTATTTCCGTTCTGGAAACGGTTCCCTCCTAGCCAGCTTCCCGCTAATGCGTGGGATAACTCACCTTCGGAACAAATCCATGCGGACCTCCCCGGTCACTgcaccagcaccctgctggtgggagcagctggggtgggcagggtgcGGTGGCGGGgaaggttttttggttggtggtGGCTGGGTGGCACCTGTGCATCCACCCTGACCGGTGCTGGTGGTGGCCCTGCTCCATGCTGGGCGCACTGGGAGATCTGTGTGCACAGACTGCGGAATGAATGCGAAGAATGTCAAATATTCCTTGACGGAAGCTCTGGGACACAGGAACGGGGCTTGGGAATAGGCGACCCAGAGAAATGGAAGTGGGACAAAAGATAGACATCCACGTCATGCGtattcctttattttgttttcctacagtTAAATGAAGCCGTATATGTGATCTCTGCATAAACAGTGCAAGGATACAGGACTTACCTACAGTACCAGCGTAGATTTATTTACAAACAGTAAAGAGCAAATACAGCTGTAAAGAGCAGAATGAAAACCTTTCAGGAACCCATTTCCTCTTTATCCAGCCCCTTCCTCTTCTGTAGGTGCGattgcctcccccagcccctcacacctgcgctcctgcccccccccagctgcacccTCGAGAGGAATTTGCTCAAGTCTTGGGGTGCGCACACTACCCCCCCCCTCCGTTCCTCCTGCCGAAGGACCGAGGTGGGATCCCAGGGGTGcagcctcccccttccccagaaACTCCTGGCTGGATGAATTCAGGTTTGATAAAAAGGGGCAGAAGCCAGGTggggaaggacaggcagggtcCTGTCCCCACCGCCCGTGGAAGCGACACTGCCAGCTCTCCCCACGCGCACCGATGGCTTAATATTAATTAATGTGGCTGGGACAGGGGCCTGCGGGCTCTTTAGTGTCAAACCGCTCCAGATATCATTGATAAACACTGCCTTGCACacactgcagagagcagggcttgctttcttttttttaaaaaaaagaaaaaaagaggaaatggctATGAAAGGGAGTGCGAGATTCAGCTTCAGCCCCTTTGTGCTTGGGGTTGGAAAGGAGGTGGCTTGGGTGGGCAGGTCATAGAAAAAAGGGGGCGTCGAGTGACTTTTATCGCTTTGGTTAATCCGTTTGGCTCTGCTCAGCAGAACGGCGCTGTGCAATTGAAGTCTTTTCCTCTTCtagggggaaggaagaaagaagaaggggGGTTAAATGCTTTTCAAACCAGGCGGCAAAGGCTGTGAGGGTGCAACGCACGGGAAGGGGGGGGTTGGAGACGTGACTTTTCATTGCACCGCGCTGGGTGCTGGGAAAAATTCATCGGCTCGAAGGATGCTCCGAGCCgggcagtggcagagctggtgcctgattccacacacacacaccccccgtAGCCTTTGCTGGGGCCCCGGGAGAAGGCAGGaccccctgcctgctgccctggcacgGGATTGCGATTTTCCTTGATTCTGGAAGTGGGTTCTCGGTCAAAGCCTGTCTTAGGGAGCAGCTTTGTTCACCGCACAATGCGGAGCTGGCggccagggctgtgcccccagTCCTGCCgcagcctgcctctgcctgcggGGAAGCtgtctgctttatttattatttttttttcttctctattatACTGTTCAGGGACAAGGGAAGCGCTGGAGGTTCCCTGAAAAACAAAGCGTCGAAGCTGGTGGCCAGGAGCCACTGGGAACGCGGGGAAAGGGGATGAAATTCTCACTGCCACACAGGCTAGCAGGCAAACACAGGCGTAAGAACTAGGGTTATTAAATCCTAATTAAACCTTTATGGTGATGAGCTAAAAGGCCAGGTGAAGCGGAGCGTGGCACGGGAGTGCCGTGGGGATCGCTGGGGTTATTCctgggagccagggctgggctgcaaACTGGGGCGGCACCAGTGGCAATGGGAAGCCCTGAGCTGGAATGGTTTGGTCCGGCTCGGGTGCAGGACTGGGGCTGTGATCTGTGGGTTTCATCGCACCCTCCGTGCAAGACATGATGAGAATAGCGACTGGGCTGACCCCAGCCCGCTGGGGAAGGGAACTGGATCCTACTGGGATGCTGACCCTGCCCTGGGGGTGGTTGGCTCCGAGCCCTCCCTGGTCCTTTCTCATCCCAGCACgttctccccttccctgctccccaggcgAGGGGTTCTAGGTGATGTTTGATGGCAAAGCCCGAGGGGACCCGTGTCCCATCACCCGGTGGAGCGGGCTCTGCCgcatcctccccctccccttccccagccctgtttTTGTGATTCAATAACCGTTTCTCGGGTACctgccacccagctgctcaGAAGAGGCCGCAGTCCTTGAGGTTCTCTTTGATGATGACATCCGTGACGGCATCAAAGACAAATTTGACATTCTGCGTGTCTGTGGCACAGGTCATGTGGCTGTAGATCTCCTTCACGTCCTTTCGCATGTTGAGATCGAGGAACTGGGTCTTGATGTAATTCCCCGCGTCTTCAAATGTGTTGGGACCTGCGGAGGGAGGAAACGATGATGATGATGCTGGGCTGCTCCCATGGGAGATGATTGTCAGAGCTGGCTGAGGACCAGGGGATGCTTAAGGCTCCCTTTTGAGAGCTAGACCTGAAATCTCcatgcagaggaggaggaggagaaggagggctGGGTGGCAACTGCACCtagcaaagcaattttttttaaaaaaagccactttATCCCGTTTCAGTCCTTCCAAACACATTCCCGAGGCCACatctctcctctgctcctgcctccagGGACCTGACAGGATCCCAAGCTGAAATGCTGTGTCTGCACCGAGACCATGCATGTCCCCACTGGAGACCATCGTTTGGGGGTCTTggcgtgggggggggggtgtcaaCGAGCCGACTCACCATCGTATTCTGGGAAGCAAATGCTGAGATGGACTTTCTTGATCTTTTCCTCAAAAAGGTCCTTCTTGTTGAGGAAGAGGATGATGGATGTGGCGGCAAAGAACTTGTGGTTGCATATACTGTTGAATAGGTGCAGGGATTCGTGCATGCGGTTCTGCAAGCAAACAGGCTCGTTGGCACAGCggaaattaatttacaaacCCCCTTTTGGCTGCTGCAACCCCCAACCCCCCCTCCGATTCCTGAGGGTGCTGCCGGGGATGTTCGGGTTTGCTGCAGCAGCCgacagccctgctgcctgttccctgcctgcacccGGCGTCCCCCTTGCTCATCCAAAAATCTCCCGTGCCGTGGTGCGAGACACCTGGATAAATCCAGGCGGTGCTCGGGGTAGGGAGTGGTGGTGAGCAGCTGCGGGCAGCACCATGCTTTGATCCCTCCTGGCAGCTTCTGGGATGTTCAAAGGAAGGATTAGGTGATCGCACTGGGAGAATTATCCCGGGAAGCCTCGCAGCGCTGTGGCACGGCTGCTGGAAGGTGCTGAGCgagggtgctgagctgccagccccatcacccaggctgtgctgtgggatGCTCTTGCTGCACTGTGGCCCCTGGCACCCGCAGCTTTGGGAAGGAGcggggagaaggaaaactccAGTTTCACAGCAGCTTCTAGCTGGCTGCAGGCGCATCCTCGGGAGGACGAGGCTCCATCCAGCTGGTGCTCAGTCCAGCCGGTGGCTGTGTGGCTCCCCCACCATGGTACGGCGGCGGGCGGGTTCTTCAAGGGTGACAGGGATGGTTTTGCTTTGTCCAGCTTCCCattgcagcagcttttctgtacAGCTTCTTCAACGAGCAGGGCACCTGTGGGCCCAGCTTTGGCCAAATCCTGCCCCATCCTGCGCCGAGGGAGCGTTACAGCCTCTCCCGAAGGTTTTGATGATAACGatgctctctccttcccccaggtGCCTTACACAGGCTCTGCTTCACGGCCGAGGAAGCGCTTGGGCTGCTGCCCGGCCTTGGCAAGCCCCAGGGCTGGCGGACCCCGACCCTTGCCCAGCTCCTGGCAAAGGCGTTTGGACCCGGGAGCATCCACGGGACCGGCCGCCAGAGGAGATGCCAGCAGGGATGCTTTGCCCCAGCCCCTCGGCAGGGGAGAAGGCagcctgcttctgctctgcacaTCTCCACCCCTTATTTCTTCTGAGAAACGCCCCATTTAGGGGCTGCCATGTTCCTCCTCTTGGGATTCTGCCCCTGAAGCTGCTTCCCCCGGTGCCGGAGCAGCGGCTCTGCCGGAGCATCCCTCGCTGGGCACCCGCAGGATTTCACCTGATGGGCTGGTGCCATCGTTTCATTCCCTCTTAGCAGGAGGATGGAACTGCCCcacactgctgctttcctgcccccctggggggcacagccaggcaggaggcGCCTCTGGGCCAGATTCTGCTTCACTGAGGccagtttgcatttatttccccGCTCCCAGGGTCCTCCCGCTTCAGGTCCAGCTCCGCTGGGCTTGCTGGGGTGGGTTTGGCGCTGGAAGTGTTCCCCGGTGGGATGGTGGCTCTCGGGAGGGGGCCGGCGTCAGGAGCTGCTTGGCCCTTGGCTGCTCGGAAGGCTCGGGGGTTTCCTCGTGGACAGATCCATGGGCCCACCACCCGCGGTTTGGCTCCATGTGGCCCAGAGTAAGCGCTGACGCGTTCACAGGGTGTGACAGGCGGGAGCCAGCTCCATCCCGCAGCTCCATCCCGCAGCTCCATCCCGCAGCTCCATCCCCTTTCCCGGATCACCCAGAGCATCAGATGGCCCAGCGcattgcccccccccctccccccgtaACCCCCCCCAAAGCACCCGGCTCCTCTCCCCTCAGCTGCCGAGCTGTGGACGGGCACCTCTGGGACCCTGACCCACCACTTCGTCGTCCTCCACCAGCACCATGTCGTAGGCGCTCAGCGCCCCGCAGAAGATGATACAGGTCACCCCCTCGAAGCAGTGGATCCACTTCTTGCGCTCCGATCTCTGCCCTCCCACATCAAACATCCTGGGGAGGGGACAAggatgggggagggagggtgtCACCCATCTGATCCTGCCACCCCCTGCGTGGTGGTCCCAGCACCCTGTCCTCCACAGTGTCAGGGATGCAGTAACCGACCATCCCTGGTCCAGGTGGGGTTGGTGGTCCCTGGAGCATTGGGTGCACCCCCTCTATTGGGGCTGAGGGGGGGTGGATTGGGGAGGTGCCCCCACCCACCTGAAATTCAGGTCTTTGACGGAGAACTTTGTCTCGATGATGCCTGTGGTCTTCACTCGGGATCGCAGCACATCCTGCTCGTTGGGGAGGTAGCTGGGGGCTGTGATCCTGTCCAGCTGGTTTAGGTAACTGGGGGGACAGGAGGAGGTGTGACCTGCTGCCGAGGGGCTGCCCATGtccttgcccccccccccggcttttTGGGGGTGCTGAGCTCTGTCAAACACTGGTACTCCAAGGCAGGGCCAtccctgggggagctggggggctgcaggggacctgggggggggggggggggggcgggggcacaGTGTGGGGCTGTGGCTCAGCAGCACCAGTGGGACGGGGAGTGGCACAGCTGGGATGGAGAATGGcaccagtgggatgggggacgACACTGGTGGGACTGGGGATGGCCCTGGTGGGACAGGGATAGCACTGGTGGGATGTGGGATGGCCCTGGTAGGACAGGGGATGACCCTGATGGGACCGGGGTGGCCCAGGTGGGACAGGGGATGGCCCTGGTGGGACAGGGGATGGCCCTGGTGGGACCGGGGATGGCTGCTTCGGAGTGTtcccaggagcaggaggagcctGATTTTGCCAGGCTGGGTTGGGAATAGTGATGAGCAGCCAGGGGGGTCCCCAGACAcgtccctgccccccccgccagcTGGCGGTGACCCCACTCACTAAGCGGCCGAGTCATTGAGCTGGTACTCGGCGGCTCGCTCGAAGCAAGCCTGCACCCCCCCGTCCTTCCACAGCTTCTTGATGCAGTCGACCAGCTCGGGGGGCATGGTGCCCTCCTCGATGGAGTCCGCCAGGTTGAAGAGCTGCCGCCCCGTGTCCTGCAAGAGGCACCCATCGCCACCGTCCCACCCAtcgcccctgccccccaaaaagcccctggggctgggcagggggctaAGGGGCCCAACACGGGGTCGCTAtggaccccagccccagggaggggggTGCCCTAGCCCCACGTCCTggtgggttggggggggtggggaccACTGCCCTGACTGACCGCGCAGGACGACTCGGCGTAGTCGATGCCCAGCGTGGACATGGCGCGGACGATGGCCAGGATGGACTGCAGGATGTTGCCGTAGATGACAGCTTTGAACTCCATGCACTCCTCGGCCGTGTAGCCATCCTGGTGGATaatcctggggggggggggggaggggggggcggggggcacagcagcctcagccccaaGCTGGGgcaccccttcccctcccagcatCACCCCACCGTGGGAACCAGCAGGGTGCCACCACCAGCCTGACACCGTACGGGGGGGTGACAGGGGTCCTGCCATCCCCTGTCCAAGATGTCCCGGTGTGTGTCCCCCGCCCCCCGGGTGCCTCTGGCCATACTCACTTCATCTGCTTCACGATGGTGCTCTTCCCTGACTCTCCAGCCCCTGGAAAAGGGTGGGGGGACACCTCAGTGCTGGCCAGGGTGGGACAGACCACAGGCCTGGTGCCACGGTGATGGGCACCGTGCGGGGACCAGGGTCCCTCTTCCCCCACCGCCCCCCTGCGCCTGCCCTGGCCGGAcaccccacctgcccacccccaccccccgctgcCATTGTCCCCATGCTCCCATCACCCCTTGCACCCAGTGCCAGACCACACATGTGGACCCCCAGGGGTGGTGGGGACCCCCGGGGTGTGGGTCCTTGGGGTCCTGCGCCTCCCACCCACCGTGGGCGCTGCTGGCGGTGGCTTTGGTGCTGTAAGCGGCTTAGGGTGGTGCAGGAAGCTGCTTAGAATTAGGGTGCTAATCACCTTGATCCCAGCCCCCCCACCTGGATAAGGCCCCGCTGCTGGTCCCTGCCCCGTGGGGTCACctgggtggggtgtggggggtcCCCCGAGGGCTGTCCCCTCCCGCCCTACGCCCCGCAGTGGGGtttggggtgctggtggcaggagcTCCCCAGGGTCTCGCTGCCCCCCCCAGGGATGCGCCGCAGCCAGGTGAGACCTGGTGTCCTGTCCTGGTCCCTGCCCTTTCCCCACGCTGTCCCCTTGGTCCCTGCCACCTGCCTAGCGGTGCCCGATGCCACCCCTGgctcttcccaggcacagccctggggacatCCAGCTGGTGGGAGAACCTCTGCTGGCTGATGGCCACTCATCAGGCTAACGAGGGCTAATGAGCTGCGGGGAAGGGGCTCTCCCTTTTGCCCCTCACCCATCCCCAGCAGCCGCATCCCCCCAGCACCAGCGGGGTCCCCCATGGCAGGTTGGGGACGGGGGGACATCTCCCGCATCCCCCCTGGGGACATCCCCTCCACTCTTACCCAGCAAGAGCAACTTGACCGTCTTGGCCTCCTTATCCGCATCCTCCTGGAGCTTCTTCTCCAGCTCCTTGGACCTCTTGGCCATCTCCTTGTCCTCCGTGCTGGCCCCACTCCCCATGGCCTCGTCTTCCTCCTCTAACGCCTCGAGCTCCTCTAGGTCCCCAGGCTCTTCCAGGTCTCCCGTGGGACGGCACGCACACCCCGCGGCGGGTGGGCGGTGGGCGAGGGGGGACAGCAAGAAGAAGAAGACCCGAAAGGGCTGAGTTGGGGGGTACCtgctcccccggccccggggtGCCCCGCAGCAGGCAGCGTACGTGGGTCCTCG
The window above is part of the Falco cherrug isolate bFalChe1 chromosome 16, bFalChe1.pri, whole genome shotgun sequence genome. Proteins encoded here:
- the GNAT2 gene encoding guanine nucleotide-binding protein G(t) subunit alpha-2 → MGSGASTEDKEMAKRSKELEKKLQEDADKEAKTVKLLLLGAGESGKSTIVKQMKIIHQDGYTAEECMEFKAVIYGNILQSILAIVRAMSTLGIDYAESSCADTGRQLFNLADSIEEGTMPPELVDCIKKLWKDGGVQACFERAAEYQLNDSAAYYLNQLDRITAPSYLPNEQDVLRSRVKTTGIIETKFSVKDLNFRMFDVGGQRSERKKWIHCFEGVTCIIFCGALSAYDMVLVEDDEVNRMHESLHLFNSICNHKFFAATSIILFLNKKDLFEEKIKKVHLSICFPEYDGPNTFEDAGNYIKTQFLDLNMRKDVKEIYSHMTCATDTQNVKFVFDAVTDVIIKENLKDCGLF